A segment of the Yersinia rochesterensis genome:
GCCCGCAGTATGAACGCACTTTGATGTCCAGCCAGCTATCTCAGCCGTTCTGGCCAGCACTCACCAGCTATTTATCTTTTAAATCCAGTGCCTTGCGGAATGCCGCTCGCCTTGGCGTCACTTTGGCAGCCGGCAGTTACATCGGTACCTTGATTCATCTGCCTAAACCTTATTGGATTTTGCTCACCGTGATGCTGGTCACACAAAACGGCTATAACGCCACTAAAATTCGAATTCATCACCGCGCCCTTGGCACCCTGATTGGGCTGTTACTCGCGGCAGCTTTGCTGCATTTTCAAATGCCGGAAGGCACCACGCTAAACATTATGTTGCTTATCACCCTGGGGGCCTATCTGGTTCAACGCAAAAACTATGGCTGGTCGGTCATTCTCAGAACCATCACTACGGTCTATATCTTGCAGTTATTGACCGGCGAAGGTGCGGACTTTTTAATCCCGCGATTGTTAGATACGTTAATCGGCTGTGCATTGGCCTTTGCCAGTACATTGTGGCTATGGCCGCAGTGGCAAAGCGGTTTACTGCGTAAAAATGCGCATCAAACGCTGGAAAGTTATCAGAGAATCCTGCGCATCCTATTGAAACCTAATCCGAATATTGAGCAACTGTCGTTTGAGCGCATCCACGTGAACAAAGCCAGCAACGCCGTCCTCAGTTCACTGAAAGAAGCTATGCAGGAGCCGGGGTTCAACTCAGAATATCTGGCGGACATGCGTCTGTGGGCCACCCATAGCGAACTTATTGTCGGGAATATCAATGAGATGACTATACTGACGCGGGCTTATCCATTGGCAGAGTCACCGGCAGAATCAGATAAACACCACATTCAGCTGACGGTTAGGTTGGCGGAAGAGTATTTACAGCTCTGTGAAATGGCGATTCAACAATGTCAGCAACGGCTAGAGTCAGATACCCGTGAGGGGAATAACGATTTTGTTCAAATGCCAGATAGAGATACTGATACGCAAATCTCTGAACTTGAACGTAATTTACGGCGTATTTTGTCTCATTTGAGTGTGATGCATACCGTTTCATCGCTGGCATGGCAGCAACAGCCGCACCATGGTATTTGGCGTAGCCGGAAACTGCGGGGGACGGCATCGTAAAAAAGAGAGGCAAAAAACCTCTCCACAATCCGTTGACAAAAATACGATTTAACCTTTGACCAGGCTGGTAACCGCCCTTTCTAAACGCGCCATACCTTGCTGGATATCTTCGGGTTCAATCACCAACGAAGGCGCTAACCGTAATACATCTGGCCCGGCATTAAGAATCATTAAACCATTCGCTGCTGCTGCCGTCAGGAACTCCCGCGAGCGACCATGATATTGCGGCGTTAATTGTGCCCCTATCAGTAGCCCCATGCCGCGGATGTCATCAAACACCTGATACTTACTGTTAATCTCTTGCAAAGCCTGCACAAACAGGCCGTGGCGCTGTTCAATGCCATCAAGTACCTCTGGAGTATTAATCACATCCAGCGCGGCCTCTGCGACCGCACAGGCCAGTGGGTTCCCCCCATAGGTAGTGCCGTGGGTTCCTACCGCCATCACCGAGGCAATTTCTTCAGTCGTCAGCATCGCGCTGACCGGGAACCCGCCGCCTAACGCTTTAGCCGTGGTGAGGATATCTGGCGTCACGCCGTAGTGCATATAAGTAAACAGCTTACCACTGCGCCCCATACCGCTTTGCACTTCATCAAACACCAGCAGCGCTTTGTGTTGATCACACAGCGCGCGCACACCTTGCAGAAACTCTGGTGTCGCGGAGGTAATGCCCCCTTCCCCTTGAATAGGTTCCAGCACCACCGCACAAGTGTGGTCGTCCATGACCGCTTTTACCGCAGCCAGGTCATTAAACGGCACATGGATAATATCGGCCGGTTTCGGGCCAAAACCATCGGAGTACTTGGGTTGCCCACCGACCGATACAGTAAACAGCGTGCGACCATGGAATGCATTATGGAAAGCAATGATTTTAGTTTTATACGGGCTGTGGCGTTCAATAGCGTAATGACGGGCTAACTTAAATGCCGCCTCATTCGCCTCGCCACCGGAATTGGCAAAAAACACGCGGTCAGCAAAGGTCGCCGCAATCAGTTTTTGTGCCAAACGTAGGGCGGGTTCATTGGTGAATACATTACTGGTATGCCATAACATTTCACCTTGCTGATGTAATGCCGCCACCAGCGCCGGATGGCAATGACCGAGTGCTGTAACCGCAATTCCACCTGCAAAATCAATGTATTCCGTGCCTTGTTGATCCCACACGCGGCTACCTTTCCCTTTGACCGGAATAAACTGCGCGGGTGCATAAACAGGCAAAATAACCTGGTCGAATGTACTGCGAGTCACTGCTAATTTATCTGCCATTGCACTGTCCAATCTGAGAAAACTTTGAGCCGCCAATTACTGACGAGTGAAAATATAATCACAAAATATGCATAAAAAATCAAAATCAAGCAAACAAAAAATTAACCAATAGAGAAAGTGCAATTCAAGCAATTAATTTTTAAGGAAATTATCCAATAATTGATGGCCTTGTTCGCTGAGGATACTTTCCGGATGGAACTGCACGCCCTCCAGTGGCAAAGTGCGATGGCGGATGCCCATAATCTCATCCATCACGCCGTTTCGTTCAGTCCATGCGGTCAGCTCAAAACAATCAGGTAGAGAGTCAGTAGCAATCACTAAAGAGTGGTAGCGGGTCACAGTAAGCGGTTGATTAAGCCCACGAAAGACACCCTGACCATTATGGCGAATTGCTGTGGTTTTACCGTGCATCACTTGCCGCGCCCGCACGATACGTGCGCCAAAAGCCTGCCCAAGCGCCTGATGGCCCAGACAGACGCCCAATATGGGCAATTTACCGGCAAAATGACGGATCGCGGCCACAGAAATCCCGGCCTCATTGGGGGTGCAGGGGCCGGGCGAAATCACCAAATGGGATGGTGATAATCTTTCAATATCAGCTAGTTGTACTTCATCATTACGTTTAACAACCACTTCCGCGCCCAGCTCACAAAAATACTGGTAAAGGTTGTAGGTAAACGAATCGTAATTATCGATCAATAACAGCATATTTAACCTAACTGACTAAGTTGGTAGATTGTAATGCACTTTGGTGGCAATAAAAGAGTCATCAAATCTTGTAGGGATAAAGGTCACCAGTTCCCCTACTTTTAACTGAGCAAGTCCCACCAAGATGGCCTTATCTCTTTTATCTATAAAAAATTGCCCAGCATAATTACCATCAACAGCTTTTATTGATACTAAATCGCCCTGAATTGATGATATTGCGCCACGTATACATTCACTAAATTGTGCATGAGTATGCCAGTTTTTAATATTGAGTTGAGGAATTTCATGGACTCCCGCCGCGAGATTTTTATACTCTGCAACACATTGGATAGAACAAAGTGCAGTCAATGACGCATGACTATTCACCAAAGTAATGGCTTTGAGATTTGAAGGGTTGATTGCTTCAATCAATATCAAACACTCATTATAAAAATTGATGACTTTATTCAAGTATGCGGGTGTGCCATAAAGACTTTTTGAGTACCAGACTGGCTCATGATGAGCAATTCTATTCCGTAATCGGTTAACATTTCTTAGAATATTAATCAGTTGCGGGTGCTTCATTTTTCTACCGGGGAATGCATGGTAAAGTAAGTCCGGCCACAGTCGTAAAGATTGATCGGCATTTATATCATGGGACTGACACAAATGGCTCCATACCCCAAAGGTTAATTCTGGTATTAAATTATCCGCAGTGAGCTCTATTCCCCTCTTTTCCAACTTATTTGCTGCCGATACTATTGCAACCTTGGTATCTTTATATTGATTATCGGTGGCTGAATCATAGAAATTCTTAAGCCACATAGGGTCGAATGCAGCATCAATTTCAGCCGCATTCTTACCCTGTTGCTTTAGGCGTTCTCTGAATAAGGATTCATAGCCCGAACAGAGGCCATTGCGAAGAGAGACTTCCAGTATTTGTAGTACAGGCAACAGTTCGGCGCATACTCGCTTATTCCAGATATACATACCGAGACATTCCGATATATCAGTTGTTTCAAAACAACGCTCATATGTCGCAATACGTTTTCCTGATATTGACTCAATAATACGTTCAACTGACATACATAATATCCAGTAATATATTTTGTTAACGTTAATCTCCACAGCGCTACATTTAAAGATTTATTATTGGTTCCTCAGAACTGACTCGCAACAATACCCTGACTAAGGTAACAACTTGACAGCACCTATTGACTCTGTAATTTACGCGCTATATAGTCCCTCTCGTACCAATGAACCAAGGTACAACTTGATAGGCACATAGGGTAGGAAACTATGCCTTTGTAGCCGACAGATATTCGGGATAACCCGCCTTAATGGCGGGTTATCTCGTTTTAGAGACTAGGTCATTGCAGTGTTTTTAACGCTTGCGCCCACCAGTAATTGACCCCAAAACACCACGCAAAATTTGTCGGCCCAGATCGCGCGCCATACTTTTGGCGGCAGTCTGGACAATACCATCGCGCTTGCCGCCACGCGGCCCGGTAGAGCCAAACAGCAAATCATTCAGCCCATCCATCAAACCGCCGCCGTGAGCATCTGGTTGCTGAGGTGCCGCCTCCCTACCCGAAGCCGCATCCCCCAAGGTTGAGGAGCCACCGGCAGACAATTTCTCATAAGCTGACTCGCGATCCACCATCTCTTCATAGCGGCCATATAGCGGCGAATGATTAATGGCGTGATTACGTGCAGTGGCATCCAGCGCGCCCATTTTGGATTGTGGGGCAATCACCATGGCACGCTCAACAATATTGGGCCGCCCTTTCTCATCAAGGAAAGAAATAAGTGCCTCGCCGACACCCAGCTCAGTAATCGCCTGTTCAGCACTGAATGCCGGGTTCGCGCGCATGGTTTGCGCAGCGGATTTCACCGCCTTTTGATCCCGTGGAGTAAAAGCACGCAAAGCATGCTGCACACGGTTACCCAATTGGCCGAGGATTTTATCGGGAACATCCAATGGATTTTGTGTCACAAAATAGATGCCGACCCCTTTTGAGCGAATCAACCGCACCACTTGTTCAACTTTATCCACCAGCGCCGCCGGGGCATCAGTGAATAATAAATGGGCTTCATCAAAGAAAAAAACCAATTTTGGTTTATCGACATCACCGACTTCCGGCAGTTGCTCGAACAGTTCGGCTAACAACCACAGCAGGAAAATGGCATAGAGTTTAGGTTGATTAATCAGCCGATCAGCGGCCAATAGATTGATAACACCTTGCCCATTACTGTCAGTTCGCATCAAATCGTGAATATCCAGCATCGGCTCACCAAAAAATTGATTAGCACCCTGCTGTTCTAAGGTCAGTAAACCGCGCTGGATAGCGCCTACCGAGGCGGGCGTAATATTGCCGTATTGGGTGCGGAACTGCTTGGCATTGTCGCCAACGAATTGCACGATGGCGCGCAAATCTTTCATGTCTAACAGCAGCAAATTATTGTCGTCGGCAATTTTAAACACTAATTGCAGTACGCCACTTTGCACTTCATTGAGATCAAGCAGACGCCCCAGTAGCAGCGGGCCAAGATCAGAAATGGTGGCCCGGATGGGATGGCCTTTTTCAGCGAAAATATCCCAAGGTACAATCGGGCAAGCTTGGGGTTGCCAGTCAGTGACGCCAATTGCCGTCAGTCTTGCTTGCAGTTTTTCTGATTCAATACCTTCCGCGCCAATACCGGATAAATCGCCTTTCACATCGGCCAGAAATACCGGTACGCCAATACGGGAAAACTGCTCAGCCATTTTTTGTAATGTGACCGTTTTACCGGTACCGGTCGCGCCGGTAATCAGCCCATGACGGTTTGCCAATGCCGATAAAATCACTAAATCCTGTGCTGGCTGCGCCTTCGCGATAAGCAATGCTTCACTCATGAACCTTTCCCCCAAGCTAAGACAGATAATTGATTATATGCAACCTGTTGATTAATTTCTGATGGGATGGGATTTTTAGGAGATAAACCAGCTTTCGGGGATGAAAGCTGGTTGCAGCAATTAAGGTAAAACTTTCGCCGACAGAATGGTGATAGGTTTCACTGGCACATTCTGATACGGGCCAACGTTTTCAGTCTGAACCTGGGAGATTTTCTCTACCACATCCATCCCCTTAACCACTTTACCGAACACGGCATAGCCAAAATCGCGCTGGCCGTGATCGAGGAAAGCATTGTCTGCCACGTTGAGGAAGAACTGGCTGGTGGCGCTGTCTTTATCTGCGGTGCGGGCCATGGAGATAGTGCCACGCAGGTTACGCAAGCCGTTATCCGCTTCATTTTTGATGGGGGTTTTAGCCGTTTTTTGTTTGAAATCGGCTGTAAAACCTCCGCCCTGAATCATAAAACCGGGGATAACGCGGTGGAATATGGTGTTGTTGTAATAGCCGTTGTTGACATAATCAACGAAATTCTGCGTTGAAACCGGTGCCTTCTGGCTATTGAGTTCCAACTCAATATTCCCAACCGACGTCGTTAACAACACATGAGGTTCACCGGCAGCCAAAGCAGCGGGTGCCACGGCGCTTAGAGAGCAAAGTGCGATGAAGGTCACTAAAGTACGTTTAAACATTAACGGTTCCTTTCTGTGGGATGCGAACAACGGAAAAACGCTTTGATTCTAAAGACCTGACCCACGCAATGCCACCCATTTACGGTTATTTATGTTACAGAATGCGCATTTTCGCTGAAAACTCACCGCATCAGCAGTGAAATAGCGTAATGGCGATTAATTAATCATATTAACCCCTCTACCAAATCCTAGCCGACAGTGAAATTCTGTAACCGGGATCACGTCTTGCTTATTTTCTTACTCTCAAACTGCCATTTTTGCGAGCAGCATCCCATTTTGTTTTTGGTTAATCGTTAGTCTTTCCTCTCAAATGAGAGCGCTCTCATTTCTAATTTATTCATTTGGAGGCCAAATATGAAAACCTTTAAAATTACCATTATTGGTGGCGGCAGTAGCTATACCCCAGAATTAGTTGATGGATTAATTCAGCGGATTGACCAGTTACCGGTCACGGAACTGGCGCTGGCTGACGTCGAGTTAGGCCGTCAAAAAGTGGAAATTATTGCTGCACTGACCCGCAGAATGCTGGATCGCCACGGGCTGGAGCGCGTGAAAGTTAGTGTTCACTTCTCCCTGGATACCGCAATCGAAGGTGCCAGTTTTGTTCTGACACAATTCCGGGTTGGCCAACTCCCAGCACGGGCAGCAGATGAGCGCTTGGGTCTGAAATATAACTTGCTCGGGCAGGAGACGACTGGCGTCGGCGGTTTTGCCAAAGCGCTACGCACTATTCCGGTAATGCTGGATATTGCGGCTAAAGTTGAGAAACTGGCACCAGATGCTTGGATAATTAATTTTACTAACCCCGCCGGTATCGTCACCGAAGCGGTAACCCGCTATAGCAAAGCGAAAATTATTGGCCTGTGTAATGTTCCAATCAGCATGCACCACATGATTGCAAAACTACTGGATGCGCCTTATGAAGATATCCAACTGCGCTTCGCCGGGCTTAATCATATGGTGTGGGTGCATGAAGTATTGCAGCAGGGTAAAAATGTCACCGCAGATGTGCTGAACATGCTGTGTGACGGCGCTTCACTGACCATGAACAACATCAAGGAAGCACCATGGCCGCCGGAATTTCTGCGGGCAATGGGCGCAATTCCTTGCCCATATCATCGCTATTTCTACCAGACTCAAGATATGCTGGCAGAAGAGCAGGCCGCTGCCGCTGAACGTGGTACCCGCGCAGAGCAGGTGATGCAGGTAGAAAAAGAGTTATTTGATCTGTACGCTGACCCCCATCTGGACAGCAAACCGGAGCAATTGAGTTTCCGGGGCGGATCATTTTATTCTGAAGTAGCACTGGAACTTATTCGTGCAATTCATAATAATTTAGGAACGCAACTTGTAGTGAATACCACAAACCGTGGTGCGATTCGTGGCTTGTCTGATGGTTCCGTGGTAGAAACCAACTGTATTGTTGATGCACAAGGTGCTCATCCGCTCACTTTCGGGCCTTTGCCGGTGTCAATGCACGGGCTAACTCAGCAAGTCAAAGCCTATGAGCGCCTGACGATTGAAGCGGCAGTTCACGGTGATCGCCGCAGTGCTCTGCTGGCATTAGTGACCAATCCGCTGATTGGCAACGCCAGCATTGCTCAGCCACTGCTGGAAGAGGTTTTACAGGTCAATAAACCTTACTTGCCGCAGTTCGCAGATTTGTAACATTAACTCATTTTATTACCCACAGTAATTGGAGTTGCAGTTCCCCCTGCAACTTCAAATATGAAAGGGACTGGAGCAAGATGATGGTCACACTGGAAGACGTCGCGGTATTAGCCGGGGTTTCCCGCGCTACAGTATCCCGCGTGGTCAACGGTGATACCAATGTCAAAGCGCAGACGCGCGAAAAAGTCGAACAGGCGGTCGCGGTATTGGGCTATACCCCTAACCCTGCCGCACGGGCACTGGCCTCCAGCCAAAGTCATACCTTGGGGCTAGTGACCACCTCTTATCGCGGCGGCTTTTTTGGTGCATTGATGGATTGTGTCCAAACTGAAGCTGAATCTCAGGGTAAACAGCTATTAGTCACTCAAGGGCGGGATAATGCAGATAAAGAATGGCAAGCTATCCAGCGCCTGTATAACTTACGCTGCGATGGTTTAATCTTGCATGTCCGTTTTCTCAGTGATGAGAAGCTGCATCAGTTGGCAGCGGCTGGGCGCTCATTTGTGTTATTGGATAGGCTGGTTCCCGGTCTGGAAGCCCGTTGTGTTACTTTTGATCATCGTCGCGCCAGCCAAATGGCAGCACAGGCATTGATTGATGCCGGCCATCGCCATATTGCTTGTATCAGTGGCTCCGCACAGCGCCATTCCAGTGAATTACGCCGTCAGGGTTTTCTTGATGCTATGCAATTAGCCGGTTTAGAGCCGGTGGCCTGTGTAGAAGGGGTTTATGACTTGGAAAGTGGTCATCAGCGCGCCGATGAAATCCTCAGCCGCCCCAATCTCCCCACCGCCATTTATTGTTGCAACGAAGAAATGGCCATCGGCGCTTTGTTGGCTATCAATAAGCACCATTTACAAGTACCGCAGGATATTTCATTGCTTTGCTATGACAGCGGCGAACGCGCCCCATTTGTCCGCCCGGCCTTGACCAGCTTGCATTTCCCCATTGTAGAAATGGCGCGACATGCAACTCAATTGCTAATTAACCCGTTGATTCCCAACGCCAGTTTCCCACCGGCGATTATCATGCGCGAGTCAGTTATGCCGCCCAAGAAGTAGCTTTTCTGCCAACTCATACAGTACCCGACCACCTTCCTTGCTATCACGACGCTTACTACCACGATACTTACTACCACATCCGTCTTAGTCGCGCTCAAAGCGCGCTCACATCCCGGTCATATTCAGAATATTTATCCTCTGGCTCACTCCCGAACTGTGACACATCACAATTATTATCAATGACATTTCATAAATTACATTAAAAGTTGAATGTAAATCACAAAAAATCACTATGCCTATGCTAGGATCCGCGGCCTCAGTAGTGAAACTGGTTTGAACGCTTTCTATAAATGTTCTTACTATTATTGTTTAAATATTATGCTGACACAGGCCCCATCTATGAATAACAGCAATCGCCTTCGACTCACTTGGATCAGTTACCTTTCATACGCGCTGACCGGTGCGTTAGTTATTGTCACCGGGATGGTGATGGGAAATATCGCAGAGTATTTCAATCTGCCTATTGCCAGTATGAGTAACACATTCACTTTCCTTAACGCCGGTATTTTGATCTCTATCTTCCTGAATGCTTGGTTGATGGAAATCATTCCATTAAAACGTCAGTTAGTGTTTGGTTTTATTCTGATGTTAATTGCTATTGCCGGATTAATGGTTGGCCATAATCTGATGGTCTTCTCCATCAGCATGTTCATTCTAGGGGTTGTCAGCGGGATAACTATGTCGATCGGGACATTCCTGGTCACCCATATGTATGAAGGGCGTCAGCGCGGTTCTCGCCTGCTGTTCACCGACTCATTCTTCAGCATGGCTGGGATGATTTTCCCGGTCGCCGCAGCAATGCTGCTGGCGCGCCATATTGAATGGTACTGGGTTTATGCTTGCATCGGCCTACTGTATGTCGGTATTTTCGTGCTGACATTGTGCTCTGAATTCCCGGTTCTTGGCCACAAAGCCACTGACCAGAGCAAGCCGGTGGAGAAAGAAAAATGGGGCCTTGGCGTATTATTCCTGGCGATTGCTGCACTGTGTTATATCCTCGGCCAACTCGGTTTCATCCAGTGGGTGCCGGAATATGCCACCAAAAACTTCAACATGGATATCAATCAGGCGGGCCAATTGGTCAGTAACTTCTGGATTTCCTACATGATTGGGATGTGGGCATTCAGCTTTATCCTGCGCTTCTTTGACCTACAGCGCATCGTGACCATACTGGCTGCGCTGGCGACATTGGCGATGTACATGTTTGTCAGCACCAATAACCCAGAGCACCTGAGCTACTACATTCTGGCGTTAGGTTTTGTTTCCAGTGCTATTTACACCACCTTGATTACATTGGGTTCACTGCAAACCAAAGTGTCTTCGCCAAAACTGGTGAACTTCATTCTGACCTGCGGCACCGTCGGCACCATGCTGACTTTCGTGGTCACTGGCCCGATTGTGGCTAACAGTGGTGTTCATGCCGCGCTGGCAACCGCCAATGGTTTGTATCTGACCGTGTTTGTGATGTGTCTGATTCTGGGCTTCTTCACTAAGCACCGCAGCCACGGCCATACAACCAACTGATTTAGCTGTTTTATTGCCCTGCCGCCATCTCGGTTGCAGGGCAATCACTGTTTTTTTATTTAAAGCTAACTATTTCTTCCTGCCCTAAATATATCCGACTTTCTGTCGGTTGCGTCTTGGCGATCACCACGCCATGGCGAATAGAATAATGCACCGGTACCTGTCGCCGTACAGCATCAAAACCATTGTCGGCGGGCAGAATAATCACGTTAGCGCTATTCCCCGGCTGCAAACCATAATCCGACAAATTCAACGTTCTGGCGCTGTGGGTGGTGATCAAATTCAGCCCATCATTGATTTGGCCATAGCCCATCAACTGACAGATATGTAATCCCATATGCAGCACCTGCAACATATTGGCGGTGCCCAGTGGATACCACGGGTCGAACACATCGTCATGACCGAAACAAACATTAATCTCTGCCGCCAGCATCTCTTTCACCCGAGTAATACCGCGCCGCTTGGGATAAGTGTCAAAGCGCCCTTGCAAGTGAATATTTACCAGCGGGTTAGCAACAAAATTAATGCCGGACATTTTCAGCAGACGGAATAACCGCGAGGTATAAGCGCCATTATAAGAGTGCATCGCCGTGGTATGGCTGGCGGTCACCCGTGCGCCCATGTTCTCCCGGTGCGCCAATGCCGCCACCGTTTCGACAAAGCGCGACTGTTCATCATCAATTTCATCACAATGAACATCCACCAGCCGCTGATATTTCTGCGCCAATGCAAAGGCAATATGCAGCGATTCGACGCCATATTCACGAGTAAATTCAAAATGAGGAATCGCGCCAACCACATCAGCGCCTAGCCGCAGCGCCTCTTCCAGCAGTGCGGCCCCCTCGGGATAAGAGAGAATTCCCTCTTGTGGGAAGGCCACAATCTGCATATCCACCCACGGACTGACTTCTTCTTTGACTTCCAACATCGCGCTCAAAGCGGTCAAACTGGGGTCAGAAACATCAACATGGGTGCGAACATGCTGAATTCCATTGGCTATTTGCCATTTTAAGGTTTGCCAGGCGCGCTGTTTAACATCCTCGCGAGTCAGTAGCGCTTTGCGCTCAGCCCAGCGCTCAATGCCCTCAAACAAGGTGCCGGATTGATTCCAACTGGGCTGCCCGGCAGTTTGAGTGGTATCCAGATGAATATGCGGCTCAATAAATGGCGGCAAAGCCAGCCCACCTTGTGCATCCAATATCCCCTCACCGGCGACGGTCTGCTCCGGTTGTGGCGCAATCGCGGTGATTTTGCCGTCTGCAATGGTTATCTGCCACAGCCCCGTTTGCCCACTAAGGCGGACATTATTGATAGTGTTTAATAAATGAGGGGTTAAAGATTTGCCCGCCATAAAGGCCTCCATGATTGTTTTTCATTATTACCCTTTAGCTTACCCGACCCATCTCCCCTCGCCCGATTTTCTTTTAATAAAACACCGTTTTATTTTAATAAATCAAAAAACCAAAACTGAAACCATTCAGCTAAACATGAATGAAATCCACAACTTATAAAAAACGTTAAAAATCAGCCATCTACCACCTTAGAGGTATATAGGGAGCAAATTGATTTAC
Coding sequences within it:
- the argD gene encoding bifunctional acetylornithine/succinyldiaminopimelate transaminase, encoding MADKLAVTRSTFDQVILPVYAPAQFIPVKGKGSRVWDQQGTEYIDFAGGIAVTALGHCHPALVAALHQQGEMLWHTSNVFTNEPALRLAQKLIAATFADRVFFANSGGEANEAAFKLARHYAIERHSPYKTKIIAFHNAFHGRTLFTVSVGGQPKYSDGFGPKPADIIHVPFNDLAAVKAVMDDHTCAVVLEPIQGEGGITSATPEFLQGVRALCDQHKALLVFDEVQSGMGRSGKLFTYMHYGVTPDILTTAKALGGGFPVSAMLTTEEIASVMAVGTHGTTYGGNPLACAVAEAALDVINTPEVLDGIEQRHGLFVQALQEINSKYQVFDDIRGMGLLIGAQLTPQYHGRSREFLTAAAANGLMILNAGPDVLRLAPSLVIEPEDIQQGMARLERAVTSLVKG
- a CDS encoding aminodeoxychorismate synthase component II — its product is MLLLIDNYDSFTYNLYQYFCELGAEVVVKRNDEVQLADIERLSPSHLVISPGPCTPNEAGISVAAIRHFAGKLPILGVCLGHQALGQAFGARIVRARQVMHGKTTAIRHNGQGVFRGLNQPLTVTRYHSLVIATDSLPDCFELTAWTERNGVMDEIMGIRHRTLPLEGVQFHPESILSEQGHQLLDNFLKN
- the ppiA gene encoding peptidylprolyl isomerase A produces the protein MFKRTLVTFIALCSLSAVAPAALAAGEPHVLLTTSVGNIELELNSQKAPVSTQNFVDYVNNGYYNNTIFHRVIPGFMIQGGGFTADFKQKTAKTPIKNEADNGLRNLRGTISMARTADKDSATSQFFLNVADNAFLDHGQRDFGYAVFGKVVKGMDVVEKISQVQTENVGPYQNVPVKPITILSAKVLP
- a CDS encoding helicase HerA-like domain-containing protein, with amino-acid sequence MSEALLIAKAQPAQDLVILSALANRHGLITGATGTGKTVTLQKMAEQFSRIGVPVFLADVKGDLSGIGAEGIESEKLQARLTAIGVTDWQPQACPIVPWDIFAEKGHPIRATISDLGPLLLGRLLDLNEVQSGVLQLVFKIADDNNLLLLDMKDLRAIVQFVGDNAKQFRTQYGNITPASVGAIQRGLLTLEQQGANQFFGEPMLDIHDLMRTDSNGQGVINLLAADRLINQPKLYAIFLLWLLAELFEQLPEVGDVDKPKLVFFFDEAHLLFTDAPAALVDKVEQVVRLIRSKGVGIYFVTQNPLDVPDKILGQLGNRVQHALRAFTPRDQKAVKSAAQTMRANPAFSAEQAITELGVGEALISFLDEKGRPNIVERAMVIAPQSKMGALDATARNHAINHSPLYGRYEEMVDRESAYEKLSAGGSSTLGDAASGREAAPQQPDAHGGGLMDGLNDLLFGSTGPRGGKRDGIVQTAAKSMARDLGRQILRGVLGSITGGRKR
- a CDS encoding YccS/YhfK family putative transporter encodes the protein MNWQRLIYHPEVNYALRQTLVLCLPAALGFAIGELRLGLMFSLIPACCNIAALDTPHQHFFQRLIVGGAIFTFSSFLTQQLLLWDIPLPAVMLGLALILGVSGAISQLNGRLLPAALIAAIFSLSMVGRTPIWQAPLMCAVGTLWYGLFTWLWFRLCKDQPIREPLSQLYHLLADYCDAKYSLLGQHVALEKAIPPLLDRQQGIMDKINQIYQQFNLIDNATKKERKRLLNLFQMALDLQEHITAAVSQSEKTQELIDQSPIEKVLKRNMQVISTQMRTIADDILYHHRAKNHFSADDALVELEEIAQQHPDNPAAQFFYYHISHVTQILSDQRPQYERTLMSSQLSQPFWPALTSYLSFKSSALRNAARLGVTLAAGSYIGTLIHLPKPYWILLTVMLVTQNGYNATKIRIHHRALGTLIGLLLAAALLHFQMPEGTTLNIMLLITLGAYLVQRKNYGWSVILRTITTVYILQLLTGEGADFLIPRLLDTLIGCALAFASTLWLWPQWQSGLLRKNAHQTLESYQRILRILLKPNPNIEQLSFERIHVNKASNAVLSSLKEAMQEPGFNSEYLADMRLWATHSELIVGNINEMTILTRAYPLAESPAESDKHHIQLTVRLAEEYLQLCEMAIQQCQQRLESDTREGNNDFVQMPDRDTDTQISELERNLRRILSHLSVMHTVSSLAWQQQPHHGIWRSRKLRGTAS
- a CDS encoding Abi family protein encodes the protein MSVERIIESISGKRIATYERCFETTDISECLGMYIWNKRVCAELLPVLQILEVSLRNGLCSGYESLFRERLKQQGKNAAEIDAAFDPMWLKNFYDSATDNQYKDTKVAIVSAANKLEKRGIELTADNLIPELTFGVWSHLCQSHDINADQSLRLWPDLLYHAFPGRKMKHPQLINILRNVNRLRNRIAHHEPVWYSKSLYGTPAYLNKVINFYNECLILIEAINPSNLKAITLVNSHASLTALCSIQCVAEYKNLAAGVHEIPQLNIKNWHTHAQFSECIRGAISSIQGDLVSIKAVDGNYAGQFFIDKRDKAILVGLAQLKVGELVTFIPTRFDDSFIATKVHYNLPT
- a CDS encoding 6-phospho-beta-glucosidase yields the protein MKTFKITIIGGGSSYTPELVDGLIQRIDQLPVTELALADVELGRQKVEIIAALTRRMLDRHGLERVKVSVHFSLDTAIEGASFVLTQFRVGQLPARAADERLGLKYNLLGQETTGVGGFAKALRTIPVMLDIAAKVEKLAPDAWIINFTNPAGIVTEAVTRYSKAKIIGLCNVPISMHHMIAKLLDAPYEDIQLRFAGLNHMVWVHEVLQQGKNVTADVLNMLCDGASLTMNNIKEAPWPPEFLRAMGAIPCPYHRYFYQTQDMLAEEQAAAAERGTRAEQVMQVEKELFDLYADPHLDSKPEQLSFRGGSFYSEVALELIRAIHNNLGTQLVVNTTNRGAIRGLSDGSVVETNCIVDAQGAHPLTFGPLPVSMHGLTQQVKAYERLTIEAAVHGDRRSALLALVTNPLIGNASIAQPLLEEVLQVNKPYLPQFADL